The following proteins are encoded in a genomic region of Phycisphaera sp.:
- a CDS encoding peptidylprolyl isomerase, whose product MALVEALEPRVLLDASFPEITDLVDPENTVVRFKTSLGEIDFELYDSGGPGGASAAPVTVENFLSYVNTGRYFESFFHRSVTVSSSDPDIDGDPFIIQGGGFVFNDDDGLSRVETFEAIENEANADRSNVERSLAMALVTSIGTDTATSQFFINLRDNNGSQGADDIDLDAQDFTVFGRVANDRSWSVVQAIQNLETFVFADILVDNDGNPVLDAFGRTQFLDNPDADVVSFALSDVPVRSEPDPIAPEEIRSTAIEERFLVQVNSTLIIKPALSETFYTFLVGYPEGYANDTSITYVELTANTSGGADPFYQIVLRYETGVRDQVLTSGMLDAGTRTRIAISDPALTDDDPQARKFTPFAIEVHSSAAMSATLTHSDFGATMSESFVNFADLDSRGTDAFNTWAFGGLATTRGDTDNVMDRESYVVWQALTGDAGTVTLIVYTDAGTFNTISYPLEGHRRGGAELHNLFGFATDGVQAVRVQSDVPIIAAMSTYDTILNAALSATQSINAYGALGAIDGGGTEGVLAGVRYSPSESEESYLSFLNSRPVGTVVQLTISDSDGNEATTGVVLAPRDLGFYDLKRLLVDFGGVFTSDEILTVRYESAQPVAAHYTATIGDETMSTAFQTQLSDLVVLSGFDPGDDGEMISLYNPYSDASGVTLNFTMQIYFFDRAQFVSFGDLPMLAPGERTDFSVRDFNDILSTINLGEEWGRYTIFIAGIALPMGGGTAGNAGQFGVSVSRSGDDGSSGRNSVTISTGTFAQGTIRDLSDSFFETVL is encoded by the coding sequence GTGGCACTGGTCGAGGCCCTGGAACCCCGGGTGCTGCTGGACGCCAGCTTCCCCGAGATCACCGATCTGGTGGACCCCGAGAACACGGTCGTGCGGTTCAAGACGTCTCTTGGCGAGATCGACTTCGAGTTGTACGACAGCGGTGGGCCCGGTGGCGCGAGCGCCGCGCCCGTGACGGTCGAGAACTTCCTGAGCTATGTCAACACCGGGCGATACTTCGAGAGCTTCTTCCACCGCTCGGTGACGGTGTCCTCTTCCGACCCCGACATCGATGGCGATCCGTTCATCATCCAGGGTGGTGGGTTCGTCTTCAACGATGACGATGGGCTGAGCCGGGTCGAGACCTTCGAGGCGATCGAGAACGAGGCCAACGCCGATCGCTCGAACGTCGAACGTTCGTTGGCGATGGCGCTGGTCACGAGCATCGGTACCGATACCGCGACCAGCCAGTTCTTCATTAATCTCCGCGACAACAACGGCAGCCAGGGTGCCGATGACATCGATCTTGATGCGCAGGACTTTACGGTGTTCGGTCGAGTGGCCAACGACCGCTCGTGGTCGGTGGTGCAGGCGATCCAGAACCTGGAAACGTTCGTGTTCGCCGACATCCTCGTCGACAACGACGGGAACCCCGTCCTCGACGCGTTCGGGCGGACGCAGTTCCTCGACAACCCGGACGCCGACGTGGTGAGCTTCGCGCTCAGCGACGTGCCGGTTCGGTCCGAGCCCGATCCGATCGCTCCCGAAGAGATCCGCAGCACGGCGATCGAGGAGCGATTCCTCGTCCAGGTCAACAGCACGCTGATCATCAAGCCGGCCTTGAGCGAGACCTTCTATACCTTCCTGGTTGGGTACCCCGAGGGCTACGCCAACGACACGAGCATTACGTATGTCGAGCTCACGGCGAACACCTCGGGTGGCGCGGACCCGTTCTATCAGATCGTGCTGCGGTACGAGACCGGCGTTCGCGACCAGGTGCTGACCAGCGGCATGCTCGACGCGGGCACGCGCACGCGGATCGCCATCAGCGATCCCGCGCTGACCGACGACGATCCGCAGGCGCGCAAGTTCACGCCGTTTGCCATCGAGGTCCACAGCAGCGCGGCCATGAGCGCCACGCTGACGCACAGCGACTTTGGCGCCACGATGAGCGAGTCGTTCGTCAACTTCGCCGATCTGGATTCGCGTGGGACCGACGCGTTCAACACGTGGGCGTTCGGCGGACTGGCGACCACGAGGGGCGACACCGACAACGTGATGGATCGCGAGTCGTACGTCGTGTGGCAGGCGTTGACCGGTGATGCCGGTACGGTCACACTGATTGTGTACACCGACGCGGGCACCTTCAATACCATCAGCTATCCGCTCGAGGGCCACCGCCGTGGTGGTGCCGAGTTGCACAACCTGTTTGGGTTTGCGACCGACGGGGTGCAGGCCGTCCGGGTGCAATCCGACGTGCCGATCATCGCCGCGATGAGCACGTACGACACCATCCTGAACGCGGCCTTGTCGGCCACCCAATCGATCAACGCGTATGGCGCGCTGGGCGCGATCGACGGCGGGGGCACCGAGGGTGTGCTGGCCGGTGTTCGGTACTCGCCGAGCGAGAGCGAAGAGTCGTATCTCAGCTTCCTAAACAGCCGGCCGGTGGGCACGGTGGTGCAGTTGACCATCAGCGATAGCGACGGCAACGAGGCCACGACGGGCGTTGTGCTGGCGCCGCGCGACCTGGGCTTCTACGACCTGAAGCGGCTCCTGGTTGACTTTGGTGGCGTGTTTACGTCCGACGAGATCCTGACCGTTCGCTACGAATCTGCCCAGCCGGTCGCGGCGCATTACACGGCGACCATTGGTGACGAGACCATGTCGACGGCGTTCCAGACGCAGCTGTCAGATCTTGTTGTCTTGTCGGGCTTCGACCCGGGTGACGATGGCGAGATGATCTCGCTGTACAACCCGTACAGCGATGCGTCCGGCGTGACGCTGAACTTCACCATGCAAATCTACTTCTTCGACCGCGCCCAGTTCGTGTCCTTCGGGGACCTGCCCATGCTGGCGCCGGGTGAGCGTACCGATTTCTCGGTACGCGACTTTAATGACATTCTTTCGACGATCAACCTTGGTGAGGAATGGGGCCGGTACACCATCTTCATTGCCGGCATCGCGCTGCCGATGGGTGGCGGCACGGCGGGGAACGCGGGCCAGTTCGGCGTGTCCGTCTCGCGAAGCGGCGACGATGGGTCCTCCGGTCGCAACTCCGTGACGATCAGCACCGGCACGTTCGCCCAGGGCACGATTCGCGATCTGTCGGATTCGTTCTTCGAGACCGTGCTGTAG
- a CDS encoding LptF/LptG family permease — MRVSWTLIGHITFELWRHVLLITAVLVLVTAFGATVQNYAKGLLSAVDTLKFMGFAAVPMLAYAIPFAGALAGTLAYHRLAQERELMAAQAGGMSLLTLLMPAIVTGVVLTATLGALNEQVIPRFLQKMSEVASGQAAGLISRAIERGEAVQVQGFLLYADQVFTPEVDQPGIQDHLVLLGAHLIKLDPEGNMASWGAAERADLLVEEPREVTEADLMGPNEVPGALGSSVSVVTYVVKDAVGDTGRLSGSRVGAFQDKLFMPGGGGDSPKFLTFGEMRRAYRDPDPLGPVDAARRDLAFHLALRTVIERTVRELRGGGAVQLRGADGSTLVLRAGAIGWDDKAKAWRLRARGIQPIVVERYRPESEGTRSVDRFELGAGTIEANLTGTPMSRGMELMLHGENVRTAVAQGPDADSRVGGVRETMTLGPLVVADDPVPAFLAMSSPELLAAVEAHNERWGSEDQFLAPPTRDLRERLIKVRKQILGKHHERMALSLSAIVLAIAGAVAAIRFQEAPPLTAYLAAFLPALGLILVISTGQQMVDDYGGLGLPILWGGPLVLAGLVVWVSLRIGRRKG, encoded by the coding sequence GTGCGCGTGTCGTGGACCCTGATTGGGCACATTACCTTCGAGCTCTGGCGGCATGTCCTGCTGATCACGGCGGTGCTCGTGCTCGTGACGGCGTTCGGCGCGACGGTGCAGAACTACGCCAAGGGGCTGCTCTCGGCGGTTGATACGCTGAAGTTCATGGGCTTCGCGGCGGTGCCGATGCTGGCGTACGCCATCCCGTTCGCTGGGGCCCTGGCGGGCACGCTGGCCTACCACCGGCTGGCCCAGGAACGCGAGCTGATGGCCGCCCAGGCCGGTGGCATGAGCCTGCTGACGCTGCTGATGCCCGCGATCGTGACCGGCGTGGTGCTCACCGCAACGCTCGGGGCGCTCAATGAGCAGGTGATCCCCCGGTTCCTCCAGAAAATGAGCGAGGTGGCCTCGGGCCAGGCCGCCGGGCTCATCAGCCGGGCCATCGAGCGGGGCGAGGCGGTGCAGGTCCAGGGCTTCCTGCTGTACGCCGACCAGGTCTTCACGCCCGAGGTCGACCAGCCGGGCATCCAGGACCATCTCGTGCTGCTCGGTGCCCACCTGATCAAGCTCGATCCCGAGGGCAACATGGCCAGTTGGGGGGCGGCCGAGCGGGCCGACCTGCTGGTCGAGGAGCCCCGCGAGGTGACCGAGGCGGACCTCATGGGCCCCAACGAGGTGCCCGGCGCCCTCGGCTCGAGCGTGAGCGTGGTGACCTACGTCGTCAAGGACGCGGTGGGCGACACCGGCCGGCTGTCGGGCAGCCGGGTTGGCGCGTTCCAGGACAAGCTCTTCATGCCCGGCGGCGGGGGAGACAGCCCGAAGTTCCTCACATTCGGCGAGATGCGACGGGCGTACAGAGACCCCGACCCGCTCGGGCCCGTCGACGCGGCCAGGCGGGATCTGGCCTTCCACCTCGCGCTGCGGACGGTGATCGAGCGGACGGTGAGGGAGCTGCGCGGCGGCGGGGCCGTGCAACTGCGTGGCGCGGACGGTTCGACACTGGTACTCCGGGCCGGCGCTATCGGTTGGGACGACAAAGCCAAAGCGTGGCGGCTCCGGGCCCGGGGCATCCAGCCCATCGTGGTCGAGCGGTACCGCCCCGAGAGCGAAGGAACCCGGTCGGTGGACCGCTTCGAACTCGGGGCCGGAACCATCGAGGCGAACCTCACCGGCACGCCCATGAGCCGGGGCATGGAGCTAATGCTCCACGGCGAGAACGTGCGGACGGCGGTGGCCCAGGGCCCGGATGCCGACTCGAGGGTGGGCGGCGTTCGCGAGACGATGACGCTCGGGCCGCTCGTGGTCGCCGATGATCCGGTGCCGGCGTTCCTGGCGATGTCGAGCCCCGAGCTCCTGGCGGCGGTCGAGGCCCACAACGAGCGGTGGGGCAGCGAGGACCAGTTCCTGGCGCCACCGACGCGGGACCTCCGCGAGCGTCTGATCAAGGTTCGCAAGCAGATCCTCGGCAAGCACCACGAGCGGATGGCCCTCAGCCTGTCGGCCATCGTGCTGGCGATCGCCGGCGCGGTGGCGGCCATCCGATTCCAGGAGGCCCCGCCGCTGACGGCCTATCTGGCGGCGTTCCTGCCCGCGCTGGGGCTCATCCTGGTGATCTCGACCGGCCAGCAGATGGTGGACGATTATGGAGGTCTCGGCCTGCCCATCCTGTGGGGTGGGCCGCTGGTGTTGGCCGGGTTGGTCGTGTGGGTGTCGCTGCGCATCGGGCGGCGGAAGGGTTGA
- a CDS encoding prepilin-type N-terminal cleavage/methylation domain-containing protein, whose translation MRTPKGNPANPELRGSRGFSILELLITMGIVAILLGLLLPSLRYVRYAANGAVCATNLRQIGIGWRQYIDDHQAMPFRADADWKYGGASFLGAERRAVLSSDRPLNSCIMTESEQDSDGLATLFRSPMDRGYRWTEASGKPVTQEVFPQPTVFERFGTSYRANPLLLDERRTRPTAMPGPMAEHEIEVMPSRMLLVAVPQWQIAVDREWRVEASWHPEPNTGNVLFLDGSVRHVNFTDGLGTEFQYVPRPVEGHPLIIGTPALPPLLQ comes from the coding sequence ATGCGTACGCCCAAGGGCAACCCAGCCAATCCAGAGCTTCGTGGCTCCCGAGGGTTCTCGATCCTCGAACTGCTGATCACCATGGGCATCGTGGCGATCCTGCTCGGCCTGTTGCTGCCGTCGCTGCGGTACGTCCGATACGCCGCCAACGGCGCGGTGTGCGCCACGAACCTCAGGCAGATCGGCATCGGCTGGCGGCAGTACATCGACGACCACCAGGCCATGCCCTTCCGCGCGGATGCCGATTGGAAGTATGGCGGGGCATCGTTCTTGGGTGCCGAGCGTCGCGCGGTGCTGTCGAGCGACCGTCCGCTGAACAGCTGCATCATGACCGAGAGCGAGCAAGACAGCGATGGCCTGGCGACGCTGTTCCGCTCGCCGATGGATCGCGGGTACCGATGGACCGAGGCTTCGGGCAAGCCGGTGACCCAAGAGGTGTTCCCCCAGCCGACAGTGTTCGAGCGGTTCGGCACCAGCTATCGAGCGAACCCGCTGCTGCTCGACGAGCGGCGAACGCGTCCGACAGCCATGCCCGGCCCGATGGCCGAGCACGAGATCGAGGTCATGCCCTCGCGCATGCTGCTGGTGGCGGTGCCGCAGTGGCAGATCGCGGTCGACCGCGAGTGGCGAGTCGAGGCGTCGTGGCACCCCGAGCCGAACACGGGCAACGTGTTGTTCCTGGACGGCTCGGTGCGGCACGTGAACTTCACCGACGGGCTTGGCACCGAGTTCCAGTACGTGCCGCGACCGGTGGAGGGGCATCCCCTGATCATCGGCACGCCGGCCCTCCCCCCGCTGCTCCAGTAG
- the gatB gene encoding Asp-tRNA(Asn)/Glu-tRNA(Gln) amidotransferase subunit GatB — MTTTAPELSHAERQSVEITGVRLIVGLEVHVELATQSKMFTRARSPAAPGAAAYEPNTLIDPVVLALPGALPVPNKTAIELSIAVGLTLGCSIAGVTRFDRKNYFYPDLPKAYQISQYDQPLCFDGAVDLPAFNDRGEADLDAPRTRIGIVRAHLEEDAGKLLHEAPGGRAIDHSIVDLNRAGTPLLEIVTEPDFTDAKQVEAFCRWLRHTVRLLGASRGVLQEGHMRFEPNINCELTLGNGQTITTPIVEVKNLNSFRAVVGAIEHEHRAQPERWREDGRVMGPGAKATYGWDDTNLRTTPQREKEDAHDYRYFPDPDLPPIRITEHILERARTLASEPWLPRLERLTSHLELPIADASMILNDTGTAALFAGALHALGERGHEGTKPAKALANAITQKLASLANERSCAPGELHVTPAQLADLADLKLKGDISSNGLDELLETMAVEPTTVDARTLADQRGLLVVQDAGAIDAWCQAAIDANAQAAQEVRGGKQQAIGRLIGHAMQQAKGSGDPKAIRQRLLEMLS, encoded by the coding sequence ATGACCACGACCGCACCCGAGCTGAGCCACGCCGAACGCCAGAGCGTCGAGATCACCGGCGTTCGCCTCATCGTCGGGCTCGAGGTCCACGTCGAACTCGCGACCCAGAGCAAGATGTTCACCCGCGCGCGCAGTCCCGCGGCTCCCGGCGCGGCGGCGTATGAGCCCAACACGCTCATCGACCCGGTCGTGCTGGCCCTGCCCGGCGCGCTGCCGGTGCCCAACAAAACGGCCATCGAGCTCTCCATCGCCGTCGGCCTGACGCTCGGCTGCTCGATCGCCGGAGTCACCCGCTTCGATCGCAAGAACTACTTCTACCCCGATCTGCCCAAGGCCTACCAGATCAGCCAGTACGACCAGCCCCTGTGCTTCGACGGCGCGGTCGACCTTCCGGCCTTTAACGACCGCGGCGAGGCCGACCTCGATGCCCCGCGCACCCGCATCGGCATCGTCCGCGCCCACCTCGAAGAAGACGCCGGCAAGCTGCTGCACGAGGCGCCCGGGGGGCGCGCGATCGACCACTCCATCGTCGACCTCAACCGCGCCGGTACGCCGCTGCTCGAGATCGTGACCGAGCCCGACTTCACCGACGCGAAACAGGTCGAAGCGTTCTGCCGCTGGCTGCGCCACACCGTTCGCCTGCTGGGCGCCAGCCGGGGCGTGCTGCAAGAAGGCCACATGCGCTTCGAGCCGAACATCAACTGCGAGCTCACGCTCGGCAATGGCCAGACCATCACCACGCCCATCGTTGAGGTCAAGAACCTCAACAGCTTCCGCGCCGTCGTGGGCGCGATCGAGCACGAGCACCGCGCCCAACCCGAGCGCTGGCGCGAGGACGGCCGCGTCATGGGCCCCGGCGCCAAGGCAACCTACGGCTGGGACGACACGAACCTGCGCACCACGCCCCAGCGCGAAAAAGAAGACGCCCACGACTACCGCTACTTCCCCGACCCCGACCTGCCGCCGATCCGCATCACCGAACACATACTCGAACGTGCGCGCACGCTGGCATCCGAGCCCTGGCTCCCTCGGCTCGAACGGCTTACGAGCCACCTCGAACTCCCGATCGCCGATGCCTCGATGATCCTCAACGATACCGGCACGGCCGCACTCTTCGCCGGTGCCCTCCACGCCCTTGGCGAGCGCGGCCACGAGGGCACCAAACCCGCGAAGGCCCTGGCCAACGCGATCACGCAGAAGCTCGCCAGCCTGGCCAACGAGCGATCGTGCGCGCCGGGCGAGTTGCACGTGACTCCCGCCCAACTCGCCGACCTCGCCGACCTGAAGCTCAAAGGCGACATCAGCAGCAACGGCCTCGACGAGTTGCTCGAAACCATGGCGGTCGAGCCCACGACCGTTGACGCACGCACTCTAGCCGACCAGCGCGGCCTGCTCGTCGTCCAGGATGCCGGCGCCATCGACGCCTGGTGCCAGGCCGCGATCGACGCCAACGCCCAGGCCGCCCAAGAAGTCCGCGGCGGCAAGCAGCAGGCCATCGGACGCCTCATCGGCCACGCCATGCAACAAGCCAAGGGCTCGGGAGACCCCAAAGCCATCCGCCAGCGTCTGCTCGAAATGCTCTCGTAA
- a CDS encoding menaquinone biosynthesis protein, producing MDPIRVACVRYLNTAPLVEGLDKLEGLTLIPAVPADIAPMVRSGKAEIGLASVIDAVGDPELAILPAGMIGSDGPTLTVRLFSSVPLANITAVCADADSHTSIALASVLLAEQFGVSPKFVPFNALERVALGGETVEQDADGWPATLLLIGDKVVTHSPPAVRYPHQLDLGEAWKTLTGLPFVYAAWTCRADAIDTDEGQRRMALASAMLDRQRRHNATRLDWLVQHWAPKARWPVDLAQRYIGELLRYDLGERERESVGKFFELCTKHGITEAAAPCFADVSNPSPIPGNA from the coding sequence ATGGACCCCATCCGCGTCGCTTGCGTGCGATACCTCAACACCGCCCCGCTCGTCGAGGGCCTCGACAAGCTCGAGGGCCTCACGCTCATCCCCGCCGTGCCGGCCGACATCGCACCGATGGTCCGATCGGGCAAGGCCGAGATCGGCCTCGCGTCGGTCATCGATGCCGTTGGGGATCCCGAGCTGGCCATTCTGCCCGCCGGCATGATCGGGAGCGACGGACCCACGCTCACCGTCCGCCTGTTCAGCAGCGTGCCGCTCGCGAACATCACCGCCGTGTGTGCCGACGCGGATAGCCACACGTCGATCGCGCTCGCCAGTGTGCTGCTGGCCGAGCAATTCGGTGTGTCCCCAAAGTTCGTCCCATTCAATGCCTTGGAGCGTGTGGCCCTTGGCGGCGAGACCGTCGAGCAAGATGCCGACGGCTGGCCCGCCACGCTCCTGCTCATCGGCGACAAGGTCGTGACACACAGCCCACCGGCCGTCCGCTATCCGCACCAGCTCGATCTGGGCGAAGCCTGGAAGACGCTCACCGGCCTGCCCTTCGTGTACGCCGCGTGGACGTGCCGTGCCGACGCCATCGATACCGACGAAGGCCAGCGTCGCATGGCGCTCGCGAGCGCGATGCTCGACCGCCAGCGCCGGCACAACGCCACACGCCTCGACTGGCTCGTACAGCACTGGGCACCCAAGGCCCGCTGGCCGGTCGATCTGGCCCAGCGGTACATCGGCGAGCTACTCCGCTACGACCTCGGTGAGCGCGAACGAGAATCGGTCGGGAAGTTCTTCGAGCTATGCACCAAGCACGGCATCACTGAAGCCGCAGCACCTTGCTTCGCCGACGTATCGAATCCAAGCCCCATTCCCGGGAACGCGTAG
- a CDS encoding glycosyltransferase family 2 protein has protein sequence MPREASQSLPLTTFVIPCYNHGRFVAEAARSCLDQADAHVEVVVIDDGSDDGSTPEACDALESMGVRVIHQPNAGLPAARNAGAALAGGGHLVFLDADDWIEPTFLARLHAVLATDPHASHAYCQERLTDLGENVIWRVPDWDPILLLVTNLHPVTCLIRRDRFEAAHGFDETMTEGYEDWDLWLRFASHGWHGIRVAEPLFNWRRHSRQTMIDDAVAHHEALYRRLLENHRAFFDRHALDTAARANTILRRADAHWMDETGLPIEIQYLHAVRDAYHKSGAVALARHLDAVFARLPAPLRRSLQRLARGKAGTNTISHPSAGQRPQ, from the coding sequence ATGCCCCGTGAGGCCAGCCAATCCCTCCCGCTCACGACCTTCGTGATCCCGTGCTACAACCACGGCCGGTTCGTGGCCGAGGCCGCCCGATCGTGCCTCGACCAGGCCGACGCGCACGTCGAAGTGGTCGTCATCGATGACGGCTCGGACGATGGCAGCACCCCCGAGGCCTGCGACGCCCTCGAATCCATGGGGGTCCGGGTCATCCACCAGCCCAACGCCGGGCTACCCGCCGCCCGCAACGCCGGTGCGGCACTCGCCGGCGGCGGGCACCTCGTGTTCCTCGACGCCGACGACTGGATCGAGCCCACGTTCCTCGCCAGGCTGCACGCAGTCCTGGCGACCGATCCGCACGCCAGCCACGCCTACTGCCAGGAACGCCTCACCGACCTGGGCGAGAACGTCATCTGGCGTGTCCCGGATTGGGATCCCATCCTCCTGCTGGTCACCAACCTCCACCCGGTCACCTGCCTCATCCGCCGCGACCGATTCGAGGCCGCCCACGGCTTTGATGAAACCATGACCGAAGGCTACGAGGACTGGGATCTCTGGCTGCGTTTTGCCTCGCACGGCTGGCACGGCATCCGAGTGGCCGAGCCGCTCTTCAACTGGCGGCGCCACAGCCGCCAGACCATGATCGACGACGCCGTCGCCCACCACGAGGCCCTCTACCGTCGCTTGCTCGAGAACCACCGCGCGTTCTTCGACCGGCACGCCCTGGACACCGCCGCACGCGCCAACACCATCCTCCGCCGCGCGGACGCCCACTGGATGGATGAGACCGGCCTTCCCATCGAGATCCAGTACCTCCACGCCGTGCGAGACGCCTACCACAAGTCTGGCGCGGTCGCCCTGGCGCGCCACTTAGACGCGGTCTTCGCCAGGCTCCCCGCACCGCTGCGGCGTTCGCTTCAACGCCTGGCGCGAGGCAAGGCCGGCACCAACACAATCTCGCACCCTTCGGCTGGCCAACGCCCACAATAG
- a CDS encoding LptF/LptG family permease, producing the protein MRLLDRSIAIQYFVNVVLLLVILGSFIVVVDASLNLHRYVRYAGEHDDFVSKAMATASIVWNLWWPRLIQLFNFTLGFVLVAALGFTTAQMVARRELVAMLASGISLWRAMVPVFVVAFGFVLVGVANQELVVPRIVGILLADDPRVKNNDGKIGVSNLPTTPDASGKLIFAASFDPEAGVMEGVKIWERDEVGVPTRLISAEKATWDGSAWMLEAGSVQPVGRPGAPEPIDRVETEMDPNALAVRRFAGLGQHLSFATLGRMLSQDRSLTPELRRRLQRDRWGRVGSWVAMGLSLVIALPFFVTREPRNMAVQAAKCAPIVLAALVLSALGVSAPIAGMPGWLSVFLPAMLLAPAAAAAATSVQT; encoded by the coding sequence ATGCGATTGCTCGACCGCTCCATCGCGATCCAGTACTTCGTCAACGTGGTGCTGCTGCTGGTGATCCTGGGCAGCTTCATCGTGGTGGTCGACGCGTCGCTCAACCTGCACCGCTACGTGCGGTACGCGGGCGAGCACGACGACTTCGTCTCCAAGGCGATGGCGACCGCGTCGATCGTCTGGAACCTCTGGTGGCCCAGGCTCATCCAACTCTTCAACTTCACGCTCGGCTTCGTGCTGGTGGCGGCGCTCGGTTTCACGACAGCCCAGATGGTGGCCCGGCGGGAACTGGTGGCCATGCTGGCCAGCGGCATCAGCCTGTGGCGGGCGATGGTGCCGGTGTTCGTCGTGGCGTTCGGTTTCGTGCTGGTGGGTGTGGCCAACCAGGAACTGGTGGTGCCTCGGATCGTGGGCATCCTGCTGGCCGACGACCCGCGTGTGAAGAACAACGACGGCAAGATCGGCGTCAGCAACCTGCCGACGACGCCCGACGCCAGCGGCAAGCTGATCTTCGCGGCCTCTTTCGACCCCGAGGCGGGCGTGATGGAGGGCGTGAAGATCTGGGAGCGGGACGAGGTGGGCGTGCCCACGAGGCTCATCTCGGCCGAGAAGGCCACCTGGGACGGCTCGGCGTGGATGCTCGAGGCCGGCTCGGTCCAGCCGGTGGGCCGGCCGGGGGCTCCCGAGCCGATCGATCGCGTCGAGACCGAGATGGACCCCAACGCGCTGGCGGTCCGCCGTTTCGCCGGGCTGGGCCAGCACCTGAGCTTCGCCACGCTCGGGCGGATGCTGTCCCAGGATCGCAGCCTGACCCCCGAGTTGCGGCGGCGGCTCCAGCGGGATCGGTGGGGTCGGGTCGGCTCTTGGGTGGCCATGGGCCTGTCGCTTGTCATCGCGCTGCCCTTCTTCGTGACGCGCGAGCCCCGGAACATGGCGGTGCAGGCGGCCAAGTGTGCGCCGATCGTGCTCGCGGCGCTGGTGCTGTCGGCCCTGGGCGTCTCGGCGCCCATCGCGGGCATGCCCGGCTGGCTCAGCGTGTTCCTGCCGGCGATGCTCCTCGCGCCCGCCGCGGCTGCGGCGGCCACGAGTGTCCAGACATAA
- a CDS encoding tyrosine-protein phosphatase, with amino-acid sequence MTETTTAEGAKPAGSKKKLILPIVLLIAVLAGVIWYADDGHELFWPKRWGVVQEGAIYRSGEPLPRATRRAVQETGVKTIIDLGAHTPGTEEEATAQAVAAELGVTRYRFGLIGDATGDPNDYVLALRLMNDPANQPVWVHCAAGSERTGCLVALHRVIVEGWDVDRAYEETHQYDHDDNPHLRPMLEKWLPQIREAYRTGGTIPYDPATDGTGAAGDGETNGGRIGPFEQLNPVDPEPTTEGG; translated from the coding sequence ATGACCGAGACCACCACGGCCGAAGGCGCGAAGCCCGCTGGCTCGAAAAAGAAGCTGATCTTGCCCATCGTGCTGCTGATCGCCGTCCTCGCGGGCGTGATCTGGTACGCCGACGACGGGCACGAGCTGTTCTGGCCCAAGCGTTGGGGCGTGGTGCAGGAGGGTGCGATCTATCGCAGCGGCGAGCCCCTGCCGCGGGCCACGCGGCGGGCGGTCCAGGAAACCGGCGTCAAGACCATCATCGACCTGGGCGCGCACACGCCGGGCACCGAGGAAGAGGCCACCGCCCAGGCCGTTGCGGCCGAACTCGGCGTCACGCGATACCGCTTCGGCCTCATCGGCGACGCAACCGGAGACCCGAACGACTACGTGCTCGCGCTCCGCCTCATGAACGACCCGGCGAACCAGCCCGTGTGGGTGCATTGCGCCGCGGGCAGCGAGCGTACGGGCTGCCTCGTCGCGTTGCACCGCGTGATCGTCGAGGGCTGGGATGTGGATCGCGCGTACGAAGAGACCCATCAGTACGACCACGACGACAACCCACACCTGCGCCCGATGCTCGAGAAATGGCTGCCGCAGATCCGCGAGGCCTACCGCACGGGCGGCACCATCCCCTACGACCCAGCCACCGACGGCACCGGGGCGGCGGGCGATGGCGAGACGAACGGCGGACGCATCGGGCCGTTCGAGCAGCTCAATCCCGTCGACCCCGAACCCACGACGGAGGGGGGCTAA